One Candidatus Methylomirabilis sp. genomic window carries:
- a CDS encoding twin-arginine translocase TatA/TatE family subunit produces the protein MFGIGMPELILLFLLALLVFGPKKLPEIGKQLGRALGELRRASEDLKEGWTAEVAAAEEAAAPPPAAPAPPGESAPADTPAPPETPPPTSEATAGGGDAPREG, from the coding sequence ATGTTCGGGATCGGGATGCCCGAGCTCATTCTCCTGTTCCTGCTGGCCCTCCTCGTCTTCGGCCCAAAGAAGCTGCCGGAGATCGGGAAGCAGCTCGGGCGCGCCCTGGGGGAGCTGCGGCGGGCCTCGGAAGACCTGAAGGAGGGCTGGACTGCCGAGGTGGCGGCGGCTGAAGAGGCCGCCGCCCCGCCCCCGGCCGCTCCCGCTCCCCCGGGGGAGTCGGCTCCCGCGGACACCCCCGCCCCGCCGGAGACTCCTCCGCCGACGTCCGAGGCGACGGCGGGGGGCGGGGACGCCCCGCGCGAGGGATAG